The Devosia sp. SD17-2 genome includes a region encoding these proteins:
- a CDS encoding winged helix DNA-binding protein, giving the protein MAIKSNTAENIVPERSEGLKPLYLEAVSRVERLHRRLLDLIKDEFDRMGWDDINPVQALLMFNIGDSELTAGELRSRGYYLGSNVSYNLKKLVETGYIFQERSRTDRRSVRIRLTPKGEEVAEVIDELYDRHLKSIDKVGGLGDEEFDNLNKSLARLERFWVDQILYKL; this is encoded by the coding sequence ATGGCAATCAAGTCGAACACCGCAGAGAACATCGTTCCAGAACGCAGCGAAGGTCTGAAGCCCCTTTACCTCGAAGCCGTCTCCCGCGTTGAGCGTCTTCATCGCCGTCTCCTCGACCTGATCAAGGACGAGTTCGACCGTATGGGCTGGGACGATATCAACCCCGTCCAGGCGCTGCTGATGTTCAACATCGGCGACAGCGAACTGACGGCTGGCGAGCTGCGCTCGCGCGGTTACTACCTCGGCTCGAATGTCTCGTACAATCTCAAGAAGCTGGTCGAAACCGGCTACATCTTCCAGGAGCGCTCGCGCACCGACCGTCGCTCGGTCCGTATCCGCCTGACGCCCAAGGGTGAAGAAGTGGCGGAAGTGATCGACGAGCTCTACGACCGTCACCTCAAGTCGATCGATAAGGTCGGCGGCCTGGGCGACGAAGAATTCGACAACCTCAACAAGTCGCTGGCGCGTCTCGAGCGCTTCTGGGTCGATCAGATCCTCTACAAGCTCTGA
- a CDS encoding serine hydroxymethyltransferase, with translation MSAGVLFEFVQMGQVMRVAAIDEVTGTEVIVITPLNATRLQMQRVAMAKLRRKLDTAEAETPAPKSPNSGRYA, from the coding sequence ATGTCAGCGGGTGTTCTGTTCGAATTCGTTCAGATGGGCCAAGTGATGCGCGTCGCTGCCATCGACGAGGTCACGGGAACGGAAGTCATCGTCATCACGCCGCTCAACGCCACGCGCCTCCAGATGCAACGCGTCGCCATGGCCAAGCTCCGGCGCAAGCTCGATACGGCGGAAGCCGAAACACCCGCCCCCAAGTCGCCGAACTCGGGTCGCTACGCCTGA
- the iolC gene encoding 5-dehydro-2-deoxygluconokinase, which produces MTAPREDQTLDVITIGRASVDLYGQQIGTRLEDVDSFAKSVGGCPTNIAVGTARLGLKSALITRVGNEQMGRFISEQLIRENVETRGIATDPERLTALVLLAVENDTSFPLIFYRDNCADNALDEGDIDPEFIKSSKAVLVTGTHFSKPHTDAAQRKAMRIAKENGAKVILDIDYRPNLWGLAGHDAGDSRYIASDKVSAHLQTVLADCDLIVGTEEEVLIAAGASDLHAALRTIRKFSSGTIVLKRGPMGCIVYDGPIPDDLEDGIVGRGFPIEVYNVLGAGDAFMSGFLRGWLRGEPHETSATWANACGAFAVSRLLCAPEIPTWDELSYFLENGSKEKALRKDEAINHIHWATTRRRAIPKLMALAIDHRSQIEDMAGGDVQKLAKIPDFKVLAVKAAAQVAAGRDGFGMLLDDKYGRDALYAASALRDFWIAKPIELPGSRPLQFEFTQDLGSRLTEWPIDHCIKVLCFFHPDDPSDLKQTQIAKLRSAFDAARKIGRELLVEIISSKHGLVTDDTMARALTEIYDAGIKPDWWKLEPLATTGAWEALDRIIDARDPLCRGIVLLGLDAPQDQLEAGFATAQSSRWVRGFAVGRTIFAEAAKAWLDGAMTDDAAVEQMASRFSALVDIWERQAKTGVAA; this is translated from the coding sequence GTGACCGCCCCCCGGGAGGACCAGACACTCGACGTCATCACCATCGGCCGCGCCTCTGTCGACCTCTATGGCCAGCAGATCGGCACGCGGCTGGAAGACGTTGATTCCTTTGCCAAATCAGTCGGCGGCTGCCCCACCAATATCGCCGTAGGCACCGCCCGGCTGGGCCTGAAATCAGCGCTGATCACCCGCGTCGGCAATGAGCAGATGGGGCGTTTTATCAGCGAACAACTGATCCGCGAAAACGTCGAAACCCGTGGAATCGCTACCGATCCAGAGCGTTTGACCGCCCTCGTCCTGCTCGCCGTCGAGAACGACACATCGTTTCCGCTGATTTTTTATCGCGACAATTGCGCCGACAACGCCCTCGATGAAGGCGACATCGATCCTGAATTCATCAAGTCGTCCAAGGCGGTACTGGTCACCGGGACGCATTTCTCCAAGCCGCATACCGACGCTGCGCAGCGCAAGGCCATGCGTATCGCAAAAGAGAATGGCGCCAAAGTTATCCTTGACATCGATTACCGGCCTAATCTGTGGGGGCTCGCCGGTCACGACGCCGGTGACAGCCGCTACATCGCCTCGGACAAGGTCTCGGCGCATCTGCAGACTGTCCTCGCCGATTGCGATCTGATCGTTGGCACGGAAGAAGAAGTGCTGATTGCGGCCGGAGCATCGGATCTGCACGCGGCTTTGCGAACCATTCGCAAATTCTCCAGCGGTACCATTGTCCTCAAGCGCGGCCCCATGGGCTGCATCGTCTATGACGGGCCCATCCCCGACGACCTCGAGGACGGAATCGTCGGACGCGGCTTTCCCATTGAAGTTTATAATGTTTTAGGCGCAGGCGACGCCTTCATGAGCGGTTTTCTGCGGGGCTGGCTGCGCGGAGAACCGCACGAAACCAGCGCCACCTGGGCCAATGCCTGCGGTGCCTTCGCCGTGTCACGCCTGCTCTGTGCGCCCGAAATCCCGACCTGGGACGAGCTCAGCTATTTCCTCGAAAATGGCAGCAAGGAGAAGGCCTTGCGCAAGGACGAGGCCATCAACCACATCCATTGGGCCACCACCCGGCGCCGCGCCATTCCAAAGCTCATGGCGCTGGCCATCGACCATCGCAGCCAGATCGAGGACATGGCCGGTGGCGACGTCCAGAAGCTGGCAAAGATCCCCGATTTCAAGGTGTTGGCCGTCAAGGCTGCCGCGCAGGTCGCTGCCGGCCGGGACGGTTTTGGCATGCTGCTCGACGACAAATATGGCCGCGACGCGCTCTATGCCGCCTCGGCGCTGAGGGATTTCTGGATCGCCAAGCCGATCGAACTCCCCGGCTCCCGTCCCTTACAGTTTGAATTCACTCAGGATTTGGGCTCCCGCCTCACCGAATGGCCGATCGACCACTGCATCAAGGTTTTGTGTTTTTTCCATCCAGATGACCCCAGCGACCTCAAGCAGACGCAAATCGCAAAACTCCGTTCGGCCTTTGACGCCGCACGGAAAATCGGTCGCGAGCTCCTGGTCGAGATCATCTCCAGCAAGCACGGCCTAGTGACCGATGACACCATGGCGCGAGCTCTTACCGAGATTTATGACGCCGGCATCAAGCCGGACTGGTGGAAGCTCGAGCCGCTGGCCACCACCGGCGCCTGGGAGGCGCTGGACAGGATCATCGATGCCCGCGACCCCTTGTGCAGGGGCATCGTGCTCCTCGGCCTCGACGCGCCGCAGGATCAGCTGGAGGCCGGTTTTGCCACGGCGCAATCCTCGCGCTGGGTCCGTGGCTTTGCCGTCGGGCGGACGATATTCGCCGAGGCTGCAAAGGCTTGGCTGGATGGCGCGATGACGGACGACGCTGCGGTGGAGCAGATGGCCAGTCGGTTCAGCGCCCTGGTGGACATTTGGGAAAGACAGGCCAAAACTGGCGTGGCCGCATAA
- a CDS encoding DUF3329 domain-containing protein, protein MALKENDVNWFRPLWRRVAVAVFLTLWLGWELLYTGDQFWAVLVGLALAYVAWNFFYRFPKEETPNEQIPSSRSPDDADRQDP, encoded by the coding sequence ATGGCGCTCAAGGAAAACGACGTTAACTGGTTTCGGCCACTCTGGCGCCGGGTCGCTGTGGCAGTCTTCCTCACCCTCTGGCTGGGTTGGGAACTGCTCTACACGGGCGATCAATTCTGGGCCGTGCTGGTCGGCCTGGCGCTGGCCTATGTTGCCTGGAATTTCTTCTACAGGTTCCCCAAGGAGGAGACACCAAATGAGCAGATCCCCTCTTCTCGTTCGCCCGACGACGCGGACCGGCAAGATCCATGA
- a CDS encoding NADPH-dependent FMN reductase — MTTMFKVGYFVGSLSSTSINRKLSKALVRLTHPGFEMTEIPFRDLPLYSPDYDADYPPAARAYKQAIADADAILFVTPEYNRSVPGGLKNAIDWASRPWGQNSFTRKPSAIIGASIGAIGTAVAQQNLRSILSFCNSPMMNAVEAYIHFKPDLISDDGTVNDESTKDFLANYMAEFHQFVTRVYTALPRDE, encoded by the coding sequence ATGACCACCATGTTCAAGGTCGGCTATTTCGTCGGCAGTCTTTCGAGCACATCCATCAACCGCAAGCTGTCCAAGGCACTTGTGCGCCTCACCCACCCCGGCTTCGAGATGACCGAAATCCCGTTCCGGGATCTCCCGCTCTACAGCCCCGATTATGACGCGGACTATCCGCCCGCCGCCCGGGCCTACAAGCAGGCCATCGCCGATGCAGACGCGATCCTCTTCGTCACCCCTGAATATAATCGCTCGGTGCCCGGCGGCCTCAAGAACGCCATCGACTGGGCCAGCCGCCCCTGGGGCCAGAATTCCTTCACCCGCAAGCCCTCGGCAATCATCGGGGCCTCCATCGGCGCCATCGGCACCGCCGTCGCCCAGCAGAACCTTCGGAGCATCCTCAGTTTCTGCAATTCTCCGATGATGAACGCGGTCGAGGCCTACATCCACTTCAAGCCCGATCTCATCAGCGATGACGGCACGGTCAATGATGAAAGCACCAAGGATTTCCTCGCCAACTACATGGCGGAGTTCCACCAGTTCGTGACCCGCGTCTACACCGCCCTGCCCCGCGACGAGTAG
- a CDS encoding MurR/RpiR family transcriptional regulator — MTDVSPQTAPEDFDTLRAVILERKGELPKRLTQVAAYALDHPDEIAFGTAASIAISAQVQPSTLVRFAQHFGFDGFSGLQHVFRARLRERNSSYEDRLKKLEEGEASLAESTAILNKFISAAHRSVDALSAAIDPEGFEKAVEILARADTIYLIAKRRSYPIASYMAYAFGKLKVRCQMVGTAAGIDDDLLGMAGPNDAAFAISFSPYASESATQARALASRGVPVVSLTDSAFSPLAECSSVWFELVEADHAGFRSLSASMAFAMALTVSIAEKRRRA, encoded by the coding sequence ATGACGGATGTTTCGCCCCAGACGGCTCCCGAAGATTTCGACACGCTCCGCGCCGTCATTCTTGAGCGCAAAGGCGAATTGCCCAAGCGGCTGACCCAGGTCGCGGCCTATGCGCTCGATCATCCCGATGAAATCGCCTTTGGCACGGCGGCCAGCATCGCCATTTCGGCGCAGGTGCAGCCGTCCACTCTGGTGCGCTTTGCCCAACATTTTGGATTTGATGGCTTTTCGGGCCTGCAGCACGTTTTCCGCGCCCGCCTGCGCGAGCGCAATTCCAGCTACGAGGACCGCCTCAAGAAGCTCGAAGAAGGCGAAGCCTCGCTGGCCGAGAGCACTGCCATCCTCAATAAATTCATTTCTGCCGCCCATCGCAGTGTTGATGCGCTGAGCGCGGCGATCGATCCCGAGGGCTTTGAGAAAGCCGTCGAAATCCTCGCCAGGGCCGACACCATCTATCTCATCGCCAAGCGCCGCTCCTATCCCATTGCCAGCTACATGGCCTATGCCTTCGGCAAGTTGAAGGTGCGCTGCCAAATGGTTGGCACGGCAGCCGGAATTGACGACGACCTCTTGGGCATGGCCGGCCCGAACGACGCCGCCTTTGCCATCAGCTTCTCCCCTTACGCCTCGGAAAGCGCTACCCAGGCCCGCGCCCTTGCCTCGCGTGGCGTGCCGGTCGTCTCCCTCACCGATTCTGCCTTTTCGCCGTTGGCCGAGTGTTCCAGCGTATGGTTCGAGCTCGTTGAAGCAGATCACGCTGGCTTCCGGTCCCTGTCCGCCAGCATGGCCTTCGCCATGGCATTAACCGTCTCCATCGCCGAAAAACGCCGCCGCGCATAA
- the iolD gene encoding 3D-(3,5/4)-trihydroxycyclohexane-1,2-dione acylhydrolase (decyclizing), with translation MSQNTVRLTMAQAVARFLTAQKTVIDGETVPIFGGVWAIFGHGNVASLGEALHAVKDTLPTYRGQNEQSMAHAAIGYAKANFRRRFMAATSSIGPGALNMVTATGLAHVNRIPVLFLPGDVFANRLPDPVLQQVEAWSDGTASANDAFRPVSRYFDRITRPEQIIPALRRAMQVLTDPAECGPVTLSLCQDVQAEAYDYPESFFAEKIWTQRRIMPDAEEFAMAAAALKLSKKPVIIAGGGVLYSEASDALAAFAETHGVPVMETQAGKSALPHGHKLNLGSVGVTGTSASNAMAEEADLVLAVGTRLQDFTTGSWALFKNPDVKVIGLNVQPFDAHKHNALPLVSDARVGLAALDAALMGWQTDSDWTDKALDEKDNWLRDADDARAASNAELPSDGQVIGAVQRGRTRATLVCASGGLPGELHKLWRAEGPGSYHLDYGFSTMGYEIAGGLGVAMARPDDDVVVMVGDGSYLMMNSEIVSAVMMGIRMTIVVLDNAGFGCINRLQMATGGANFNNLFRDTYHMELPNVDFAAHAAAMGAKAKKVGSLSELETALRETEGAAGVHVFVIDTDPLITTDAGGHWWDVAVPEVSDRPSVNAARAAYVRALRAQQIG, from the coding sequence ATGAGCCAAAACACCGTTCGCCTGACCATGGCCCAGGCCGTCGCGCGCTTCCTGACCGCGCAGAAAACAGTCATTGATGGCGAGACCGTGCCTATTTTCGGCGGCGTCTGGGCCATTTTCGGCCACGGTAATGTTGCCAGCCTCGGCGAGGCCCTGCACGCCGTCAAGGACACGCTGCCGACCTATCGAGGCCAGAACGAGCAGAGCATGGCCCACGCCGCCATCGGCTACGCCAAGGCCAATTTCCGCCGTCGCTTCATGGCGGCCACCAGCTCGATCGGCCCGGGTGCCCTTAACATGGTCACGGCCACCGGGCTCGCCCATGTCAACCGCATCCCTGTGCTCTTTCTTCCCGGCGATGTGTTTGCCAACCGCCTGCCCGACCCGGTGCTGCAGCAGGTGGAAGCCTGGAGCGACGGCACGGCTTCGGCCAATGATGCCTTTCGTCCGGTGAGCCGCTATTTCGACCGCATCACCCGGCCGGAGCAGATCATCCCGGCGCTGCGTCGCGCCATGCAGGTGCTCACCGACCCCGCAGAATGCGGCCCGGTGACACTAAGCCTCTGCCAGGACGTACAGGCGGAAGCTTATGATTATCCAGAAAGTTTCTTCGCCGAGAAAATCTGGACCCAGCGCCGCATCATGCCGGACGCCGAAGAGTTCGCCATGGCGGCTGCCGCGCTAAAACTGTCCAAGAAGCCGGTGATCATCGCCGGCGGCGGGGTCCTCTATTCCGAAGCCTCCGACGCGTTGGCCGCTTTCGCGGAGACACATGGGGTTCCTGTCATGGAGACCCAGGCGGGCAAAAGCGCCCTGCCCCACGGCCACAAGCTCAATCTCGGCTCGGTCGGCGTGACCGGCACTTCGGCCTCCAACGCCATGGCCGAGGAGGCCGATCTCGTCCTCGCGGTCGGCACCCGTCTGCAGGATTTCACAACCGGCTCCTGGGCCCTGTTCAAGAATCCGGACGTCAAGGTGATTGGCCTCAACGTCCAGCCCTTCGACGCCCACAAGCACAACGCCCTGCCGCTCGTATCCGACGCAAGGGTGGGTCTCGCGGCGCTCGATGCAGCGCTGATGGGTTGGCAAACCGATTCCGATTGGACCGACAAGGCACTGGACGAAAAAGACAATTGGTTGCGCGACGCCGACGACGCCCGCGCCGCGAGCAATGCCGAGCTGCCGTCCGACGGTCAGGTCATTGGCGCGGTGCAACGCGGTCGGACCAGGGCAACGCTGGTCTGCGCGTCGGGCGGCTTGCCGGGTGAATTGCACAAGCTCTGGCGCGCTGAGGGCCCGGGCTCCTATCACCTCGACTATGGGTTCTCGACCATGGGCTATGAGATCGCCGGCGGGCTCGGCGTCGCCATGGCGCGGCCCGATGATGACGTCGTCGTCATGGTCGGTGACGGCTCCTATCTGATGATGAACTCGGAAATCGTAAGCGCCGTAATGATGGGCATACGCATGACCATCGTCGTGCTCGACAATGCTGGCTTCGGCTGCATCAACCGCCTGCAGATGGCCACCGGCGGCGCCAACTTCAACAATCTCTTCCGCGACACCTACCACATGGAACTGCCCAACGTGGACTTTGCGGCGCACGCCGCGGCCATGGGCGCAAAGGCGAAAAAGGTCGGCTCATTATCTGAGCTAGAGACCGCCCTGCGTGAAACCGAAGGCGCCGCAGGCGTCCATGTCTTTGTCATCGACACCGATCCCCTGATCACCACCGACGCCGGTGGTCATTGGTGGGATGTCGCAGTTCCTGAGGTCAGCGACCGGCCTAGCGTCAATGCGGCGCGCGCGGCCTATGTCAGAGCCCTGAGGGCCCAGCAAATCGGATAG
- a CDS encoding DMT family transporter, with translation MNQISSSTANAAATGAAFMLAASLAFAGTNTLQAVLPWQFGMSSTGMAFWQYLIASILALPLILKIGLRHLRTNHPWAHQTRAFVSALGVHVFVYGFASGVPIWQMVTLLATGPLFIIIGSTLFLGERVSAARIGAALVATLGAFIVSGVGSETLGLHTLVPVLAAALWAANDVLTKYLSREESPETLTVSLLVLVTPNHLLILLAVTALGWVLPGVVPTGLSGLPFDLPSGMGLVLLILLGALTAIAQYLLSFAYRAADAAYLQPFADLKVPLAGIVGWVALGQVPSIWFWPGAALIVGASIFIFWAENSNRQGGLQPA, from the coding sequence ATGAACCAGATTTCCTCTTCTACCGCCAATGCCGCCGCCACCGGCGCCGCTTTCATGCTTGCGGCCAGCCTGGCGTTTGCCGGCACCAATACCCTTCAGGCCGTGCTGCCCTGGCAGTTCGGCATGAGCTCGACCGGTATGGCCTTCTGGCAATATCTCATTGCCTCGATCCTGGCCTTGCCCCTTATTCTCAAGATCGGCCTTCGCCACCTCAGGACCAACCACCCATGGGCGCACCAGACCCGCGCCTTTGTGTCGGCGCTGGGTGTGCATGTCTTTGTCTATGGCTTCGCCTCGGGCGTGCCGATCTGGCAGATGGTGACCCTCCTCGCGACAGGGCCGCTCTTCATCATCATCGGCTCCACCCTGTTCCTGGGAGAACGCGTCTCCGCCGCGCGCATCGGCGCCGCCCTCGTCGCCACGCTGGGTGCCTTCATTGTGTCCGGTGTCGGCTCGGAGACCCTGGGCCTGCATACGCTCGTGCCGGTCCTCGCCGCAGCGCTCTGGGCCGCTAATGACGTGCTCACCAAATATCTCTCCCGCGAAGAAAGCCCTGAGACGCTCACCGTCTCGCTGCTGGTTCTCGTCACGCCGAACCACCTGTTGATCCTCCTCGCCGTCACCGCGCTGGGCTGGGTGCTGCCGGGTGTGGTCCCCACCGGCCTTTCCGGCCTTCCCTTCGATCTGCCGTCGGGCATGGGCCTCGTCCTGCTGATCCTCCTCGGGGCCCTCACCGCGATCGCGCAATATCTCCTCTCCTTCGCCTATCGCGCTGCTGACGCCGCCTATCTCCAGCCCTTCGCCGATCTCAAGGTTCCGCTGGCCGGCATCGTCGGCTGGGTGGCGTTGGGCCAGGTCCCATCCATCTGGTTCTGGCCGGGCGCAGCCCTTATCGTCGGAGCCTCCATTTTCATCTTCTGGGCGGAAAACAGCAATCGCCAGGGCGGACTGCAGCCGGCGTAA
- the iolE gene encoding myo-inosose-2 dehydratase, with amino-acid sequence MKAKLGMSPIAWWNDDLVELSDDVSLEECLRQSRSAGFTGMEKGRRFPDDPNVMLPILRAADVTLCGGWFSGTLVDEELAANKDRIAPMIELFKAVDAPCIVYGEVGRSIQGKRHIPLAQKPRLSDDEMKAYARKVTEFGEWCADRGMPLSYHHHMAAVVETEPELDAFMAASGAGIPLLLDAGHLAFAGGDVLRAIDKHYARINHVHVKDIRREVVDGLDRNRQSFLDAVALGAFTVPGDGSLDFGAIVQRLADHGYEGWFVVEAEQDPGKSPPLEMARIGHAELMRVMTDAGYTVETEGFPKH; translated from the coding sequence ATGAAGGCCAAACTTGGCATGTCGCCAATCGCCTGGTGGAACGACGACCTCGTCGAACTCAGCGACGACGTCTCCCTCGAGGAATGCCTCAGGCAGTCGCGCTCGGCCGGGTTCACCGGCATGGAAAAGGGTCGTCGCTTTCCGGATGACCCCAATGTCATGTTGCCCATCCTCAGGGCGGCCGACGTAACCCTCTGTGGTGGATGGTTCTCGGGCACGCTGGTTGACGAAGAACTTGCAGCCAACAAGGACCGCATCGCGCCGATGATCGAGCTGTTCAAGGCCGTCGATGCACCGTGCATCGTCTATGGCGAGGTTGGCCGCTCGATCCAGGGCAAGCGGCACATCCCGCTGGCGCAGAAGCCGCGCCTGTCCGACGACGAGATGAAGGCCTATGCCCGCAAGGTGACCGAGTTCGGCGAATGGTGCGCAGACAGGGGCATGCCCCTCTCCTACCATCATCATATGGCCGCTGTGGTCGAGACTGAGCCCGAGCTCGACGCCTTCATGGCCGCTTCCGGGGCCGGCATACCGCTGCTGCTCGACGCGGGCCATCTGGCCTTCGCCGGCGGCGACGTGTTGCGCGCCATCGACAAGCACTACGCCCGGATCAACCATGTCCACGTCAAGGACATCCGCCGCGAGGTGGTCGATGGGCTTGATCGCAACCGGCAGAGTTTCCTCGACGCCGTGGCGCTTGGCGCCTTCACCGTTCCCGGCGACGGATCTCTCGATTTTGGCGCCATCGTGCAACGCCTGGCCGATCACGGTTATGAAGGCTGGTTCGTGGTAGAGGCAGAGCAGGATCCGGGCAAGAGCCCGCCGCTCGAGATGGCACGGATCGGCCATGCCGAGCTGATGCGGGTGATGACTGACGCTGGTTACACCGTGGAAACCGAGGGTTTTCCGAAACACTGA
- the iolB gene encoding 5-deoxy-glucuronate isomerase, whose protein sequence is MSRSPLLVRPTTRTGKIHDVTPASAGWTHVGFALHRLTPGEVFGGASEDRELCLVIVSGKGKFAVDGEEFGELGERMSPFEGAPWALYVPAGRHWAVDATTDLELAICSAPGGGDYAAKVIPPGTHPRITRGKGANIRHVYNIMPEDDASAHALLVVEVITPQGNTSSYPPHKHDEDNLPHESFLEETYYHRMNPPQGFGFQRVYTDDRSLDEAMAIEDGDVVLVPRGYHPVATTAGYDLYYLNVMAGPKRVWKFHNAAEHEWMLKD, encoded by the coding sequence ATGAGCAGATCCCCTCTTCTCGTTCGCCCGACGACGCGGACCGGCAAGATCCATGATGTCACGCCCGCTTCGGCGGGCTGGACCCATGTGGGATTTGCCCTGCACAGGCTGACACCAGGCGAAGTGTTCGGCGGGGCCTCCGAGGATCGCGAACTCTGCCTCGTCATTGTCAGCGGCAAGGGCAAGTTTGCGGTCGATGGCGAGGAGTTCGGCGAACTGGGCGAGCGCATGAGCCCGTTCGAGGGCGCGCCCTGGGCGCTCTATGTGCCCGCGGGTCGCCATTGGGCCGTCGATGCGACAACCGATCTCGAGCTCGCCATCTGCTCGGCTCCGGGCGGCGGCGATTATGCGGCAAAGGTCATTCCGCCGGGGACCCATCCGCGCATCACCCGTGGCAAGGGCGCCAATATACGGCACGTCTACAACATCATGCCCGAGGACGACGCTTCGGCGCATGCCCTGCTCGTCGTGGAAGTGATCACGCCGCAGGGCAATACCTCGTCCTATCCACCGCACAAGCACGACGAGGACAATCTTCCGCACGAGAGTTTTCTCGAAGAGACCTATTATCACCGGATGAACCCGCCGCAGGGCTTTGGCTTCCAGCGGGTCTACACAGACGATCGCAGCCTCGATGAGGCCATGGCAATCGAGGATGGCGATGTGGTTCTGGTCCCGCGTGGGTACCACCCTGTCGCCACTACCGCAGGCTACGACCTCTATTATCTCAACGTCATGGCTGGGCCGAAGCGTGTGTGGAAATTCCACAACGCGGCAGAGCATGAGTGGATGCTGAAGGACTAG
- a CDS encoding L,D-transpeptidase family protein — MPAIVRAQEGESVWDMFARNRVLRDADQGGNTAAAEALISTNEPILSFDTAYNLQLAISQYEPFVAAGGWEETPQEAYGLNLGKSTRHVVQLKRRLISSGDMPLVDNVSEVFDAATDRGVRAFQARHGLRVTGQVDEATWYALSVPAGTRLQQLYLNYTRVQNMAAKLNPRYIVVNIPAATIEAVNDGMVEQRHTAVVGRVDRATPIMASNIHQINFNPYWHVPKSLVRQDLTKYMQENPNYLAEQNIFIYDGSGNKVDPQTINWANITDAQVNYMYRQEPGAANSMGHCKINFYNPYDCYLHDTPGKELFGENARFHSSGCVRVEGVNQLVNWLLRDNGDWDQNRVDSTFDALQRLDVQVTAKVPIHTTYITAWANKQGTVSFRDDVYKFDEQGKVSFS; from the coding sequence ATGCCGGCCATCGTCAGGGCGCAGGAAGGCGAGTCCGTATGGGACATGTTCGCAAGAAACCGCGTCCTGCGTGATGCGGATCAGGGTGGAAACACGGCTGCCGCAGAGGCGCTGATTTCGACCAATGAACCGATCCTCAGCTTTGATACGGCCTATAATCTCCAGCTGGCCATTTCCCAGTATGAACCTTTTGTCGCCGCTGGCGGCTGGGAAGAGACGCCGCAGGAGGCCTATGGCCTCAACCTCGGCAAGTCGACCCGCCATGTCGTGCAGCTCAAGCGCCGCCTGATTTCGTCTGGCGATATGCCGCTGGTCGACAATGTCAGCGAAGTTTTCGACGCAGCGACCGATCGTGGCGTCCGTGCTTTCCAGGCCCGCCACGGTCTTCGCGTCACCGGCCAAGTGGATGAGGCGACCTGGTATGCGCTCTCCGTTCCCGCAGGGACCCGCCTGCAGCAGCTTTATCTCAATTACACCCGCGTCCAGAACATGGCCGCCAAGCTCAACCCGCGCTATATCGTGGTCAACATCCCGGCCGCCACAATCGAAGCGGTGAACGATGGCATGGTCGAGCAGCGCCATACGGCCGTTGTCGGCCGCGTCGATCGGGCGACGCCGATCATGGCGTCCAACATCCACCAGATCAATTTCAACCCTTACTGGCACGTGCCCAAGTCGCTGGTCCGCCAGGACCTGACCAAGTACATGCAGGAAAACCCGAACTACCTCGCAGAGCAGAATATTTTCATCTACGACGGCAGCGGCAACAAGGTTGATCCCCAGACCATCAACTGGGCGAACATCACCGACGCTCAGGTGAACTACATGTATCGCCAGGAGCCCGGCGCCGCCAACTCGATGGGCCACTGCAAGATTAACTTCTACAATCCCTACGATTGCTATCTGCATGACACCCCGGGCAAGGAATTGTTCGGCGAGAACGCCCGCTTCCACTCTTCCGGCTGCGTGCGCGTGGAAGGCGTCAACCAGCTGGTCAACTGGCTGTTGCGCGACAATGGCGACTGGGACCAGAATCGGGTCGACTCGACATTCGACGCGCTGCAGCGCCTCGATGTGCAGGTCACGGCAAAGGTGCCGATCCACACCACCTACATCACGGCCTGGGCGAACAAGCAGGGCACCGTCAGCTTCCGCGACGACGTCTACAAGTTCGACGAGCAGGGCAAAGTCTCGTTCAGCTGA